The Devosia sp. MC521 genome segment TTCAAAGTCGCTGAGTTCCGCCACAACGAGCTTCTCGTTCTCGATGCTCACGACGAGTACTGGGGCGGTAAGCCTGCCGTTCAGCAGCTGCGCTTCGTCGTCGTGCCTGAAGGCTCCAGCCGTATCAACGGCCTGCTCGCTGGCGAATACGATTTCATCACTGACGTGATGCCTGATCAAATTCCGGCCATCGAGGCGGATGACAAGTTCGAGGTTGTTGGTGGCGGCGCTGCCAATCTGCGCCTGCTCGTGTTCGATAAGCACAATGGCCCGATGCAGGATCCGCGCGTCCGTTTGGCAATGGCCCATGCGATCGATCGCCAGGCTATCATCGACGCTCTCTATGCCGGCATGAGCCGCATCCCCGCAGGCCTTCAGTTCGAGGCCTATGGCGATATGTTCATCAGCGACTGGACCGCTCCGGAGTACAATCCAGAACTGGCCAAGAAGCTTCTGGCTGAGGCTGGTTACAACGGCGAGACCGTCACCTACCGTATCCTGAACAACTACTACGTGAACCAGGTCTCCACTGCGCAGATCTTGTCCTCGATGTGGGAAGCTGTCGGCGTCAAGACCCAGATCGAGATCAAGGAAAACTGGGCTCAGGTGAACGACAAGGCCGCTGCGCCAGGCTCCGGCGAGCGTATGATCCGCGACCTCGGCAATTCGCTGGTCTTCCCAGACCCAGTGGCAACCTTCGGTAATTTCTATTGCCACCAGGGTGCTATTGTTGGCACGGGCGAATGGGAGAGCGAAGTTCTCAATGAGCAGTGCGACATTCTATTGACGTCGATGGATCCCGCTGTCCGTAAGGCCGCGTTCCGCCGCATGCTCGAAATCGCCGAGCGTGAGGACCCGGTCTACACCGTACTCCATGAGAACATCATGCTCTACGGCAAGCGCAAGGATATCCAGTGGGACTGGTCCAGCCTGTTCTCGATGGATTTCCGCGCCGGTAATCTCGAAATCGTCCAATAAGCAACACAGTTCCGGGGCCTTCGGGCCTCGGAACCCCGGTTTGCGGAGACTTCCTCTATGACAATGACAGCTGCCCCCGCAGAATCCCCGGTGTTCTCACTACGTAATCTCACGGTCGATTTTCGCCACGGCGAAGGTTTTGTCCGAGCCCTACACGGCATTGATCTCGATCTGGCGCGAGGGGAAACGCTCGGCATTGTGGGCGAGTCGGGCTGTGGCAAATCGATTACTTGGCTTGCGGCCCTCGGCCTATTGCGCGGTGGCGCAAAAGTCGGCGGTTCGGCCAAAGTCATGGGCCAGGAACTGGTTCAAGCCTCTGACAAAACGCTCTCAAGCGTTCGCGGTGGGCGCGTCGCTATGATTTTTCAGGATCCTTCGAGCTCCCTCAATCCAGTTCACAGGATCGGCAAACAATTACTTGAAGCGCTTCGCTTACACCGTGGCCTCACCGGCGAAGCTGCACGTGCGGAGGCCGTTCGGCTACTCGACCGTGTCGGCATTTCAAATGCGCCACAGCGCATGCGTGAATATGCCCATGAGATGTCCGGCGGCATGAACCAGCGCATCATGATCGCAATGGCGCTGGCCGGCGAACCTGAAGTGCTGATTGCCGACGAGGCGACAACCGCACTCGATACGACAATTCAGGCCCAAGTTCTCGCGCTGCTGCAGGAGATC includes the following:
- a CDS encoding ABC transporter substrate-binding protein, with the translated sequence MQIVPKLGTKARALAIGGALSALMAGIAHADDRPVITIAVPQVVNGGVLDFLADQSLVSQRIADSIAETMIDFDRQNPELTTRAALAESWTRIDEDTIELKLRPNVKFHSGATLSADDVVFSFSPERFGAVEDGRGVPPELKAAATRLWSGISVEKVDDLTVRVNSEKPDPVLEQRMQRLGAEIVSKADYEATATYGDFFKAPVGTGPFKVAEFRHNELLVLDAHDEYWGGKPAVQQLRFVVVPEGSSRINGLLAGEYDFITDVMPDQIPAIEADDKFEVVGGGAANLRLLVFDKHNGPMQDPRVRLAMAHAIDRQAIIDALYAGMSRIPAGLQFEAYGDMFISDWTAPEYNPELAKKLLAEAGYNGETVTYRILNNYYVNQVSTAQILSSMWEAVGVKTQIEIKENWAQVNDKAAAPGSGERMIRDLGNSLVFPDPVATFGNFYCHQGAIVGTGEWESEVLNEQCDILLTSMDPAVRKAAFRRMLEIAEREDPVYTVLHENIMLYGKRKDIQWDWSSLFSMDFRAGNLEIVQ
- a CDS encoding ABC transporter ATP-binding protein yields the protein MTMTAAPAESPVFSLRNLTVDFRHGEGFVRALHGIDLDLARGETLGIVGESGCGKSITWLAALGLLRGGAKVGGSAKVMGQELVQASDKTLSSVRGGRVAMIFQDPSSSLNPVHRIGKQLLEALRLHRGLTGEAARAEAVRLLDRVGISNAPQRMREYAHEMSGGMNQRIMIAMALAGEPEVLIADEATTALDTTIQAQVLALLQEIQKDTGSALVIISHDLGVVAEMTDRVAVMYCGRVIETGDRDEIFDNPQHPYTRGLMAAVPDLTGPRQRLIAIPGTVPAPDRLPPGCFFSPRCERAASECRSGAISMQSIGQSATHHAACVRLEAISQGVAS